gtttcgtgattgacattgtcaaactacactagcgcttcactatcgagcgtgttgacaagttgaactaaatcaaagtcgagattttgacagatttgtcaaaatctgtctatctataggggaggtaggggagagatgggcagttgggagacatgatcaaatcagaataaaaggggggtccttttattctgatttctgatcatagttttgtttttttttaattgggtagtttacgttaccgactggtaacggtgttcatccatagactatctgtcatttctgtgagttgtcaagaacaaacactcgtaaaagtacttaaatattttgttgcggtttcggatcgttataaagagaaaactaatgaaaggtatgtgtattttctattattaattattgattgtcaaaatctccagttacaattatagtaagtcgatgcaatccacacctattatacctttagaagagagtactacagcaatagttaatgggccccacgtttttattttagtctaatatgaccgggaccacctacgtaggttgacaggtaagtaactattttttattttctagttttcagtgcacataagataaaaccgtttaacttaaaagtttttttaccgatttttttttcataaactaagtcaaaagtgtccaatgctctctatggtagggaggcttttcttcgtcagtgaaaatttgtgaggttataaatctgcgcgaaaaatcctttatagaatcttgtttcaggtaccgttgccaacttgatctagagactattatatttaaaatagtgtttaaataaagttctaagtgttttaaagtgattaagtgcctacatttaacgatggctagaatgtttttgcttaaatctttattagaagaagctcatgctttagataatttagaaaagcgtcaacaatctgctagaattcgtagtttacctttattaactcgcgatgatgactatgtgagcatatatagattgtcaaaggagctaattgaccaactggagtctgatttactgcccctgataaagcccacaaaacgtcgaggcaaaggacttacaactcgtttaattgtaatttgattgtaatttttaggaaagctctttcattatatctagccgaatataagaaatggcaataaaagttgataatgatctgtaaaatctgattttttatgcaataaattgtgaaaaagtgcccatccctcccctacctcccctaaagtatgaaatgacattacgaatcgaagtgaaatgcgagttgttgatcgagttttatagaatcccagtactgatttcaaaacaattCTGTACGCGCTTTCTACTGATTTTCTATTGAATTCTAGTTTTAAAACGGAGGATATATTATTTCAGTTTAGTATATTTGCAGTGCATTTGAGGTTCACATCCAGTGTCGATATGGTACCGCTTTTCTGTGTGTTTTCCGAATTGTATTTGAATAGCATTCGGTCTCGTTCGGAAACCATTACTGCGGTGCCTTTGTTTCTCCTTTAGAGAACGTTCTAGAATATTTTCGAACCATTATGGTTATAGAGTTGGGAAGACACGTTGTGTAATGTTATATgtcagtaataaatattatgcgtggtcatacataaaaaaataaaataagtaggaCGTGTTCCTAACACGTTGAGTTTAGAGCGTTCTGCGTTTTTGGAGTCGGTTAATAAAGGAGGTTgtgttaaataaacattttaaaagatATTTCAAGGCATTCAATAGTCAGTCAGTGCAATAGTCTAAGACAGGGCAATTAGGGAATTTAATATCTAGGTATACCTAGATATTTAATTCTAGATTGTCATTTTAATTctcttaattaatgtaatatgaTGGCTTATATGCACTTAGTCATGTCTGCTGTACCAGTTTACCATATTCAGCTAAACCATGTTCAGAGTAAAGCTAAAGGTATTTGGTGTAACCTAATTAGTTGAGATCTTGTCGTGAGTCACTTCAAATTTCTCATCAAATATAAATCCAGGAGAAATTGCTATTCTAAACCATTGTATATACTAAAACAATGCTTAAGTTAACGTACATATATTTGTGAACTTCCCATCTTGAACAAGCCGACTACAAAATACTATATGAGCATTATAACTTATTCAAATGGGCCGAGTAGTTGAGACATCACGCGAATTCGGACGTATGTATGGGAAACTTGTGAATAAGTAAATTTACTTACGTCTATATCTTCGACTATTGTTTCGCTTAACAAAAACAGTCCCAAATTGCTTAGGTCGGGTAAAATGCCGTAGTTACTCATTTGCTAGCGGTTTGCAAGCGTCCTGAGGGAACAGAAAAACACAAAGCATCTTATTTAGCATTCTGCAGATTTTAGCATTCTGTAGATTGAATCTCTCTTTATTTAAAGTTGGTCAAGTGTTTTAACTTACGTTGTATTCCATAAAAGAGAGTTATGTTGATCATATTATAAGAGTTAAGGGTTTGATGTAGGTCGAATTTGGGACACAAAATGATACATTTCTGTCCTTTATTTCGTCCTGAAGTTACAAGTCTGCAGCTGTTGTTAGCCTGTCTATTCTCAGGACTTGTTCTTATTCAGCGTCATGACAAGTGACACGCACAATTGTTGCCACAAAAAATTCTGAAGTACTCTCGGTGACAGAGAGGTATTTCGGTAGTAAAACACACAGAAAAAGTTTTGTAGCCACAACATTTGAGCGAATCATTtgtactaggtacctacctctGCCTCTATGTAGGTACGTACAAAGCTAAAGAGTATGTTCGTCATAAGACTTTTGAAAccaagtaatttatttaaatacaagtaCTACGGTACAAGTagtttacggattttatcgcgattacattaatatttattaatcccgacgtttcgttCCGAAATCAACAAGTAGTTTATTATTACACACAATAGGTAATGCGTACCAGCGTACCTAAGTTAAAACAGGTACGCTGAAAAGCTATTGAATTAGCTCTGTAGGTATCATCACTGTGAATAAAGTAATTTGTATGCTTTTAGTTATGTGCTTTGAGTATAACTTAAAAATAGCCGTAAAATTCTCAATCATACGCTGTTATTATTTACGGAAATTCAACCCCAAAATTACCTCAGTCGAAATCATCCCGTGTAGCAACATCAGTGACCATATTTTATCTCCGTCGCCGCTCGTTCACTGGCAGAATGCACCGCATGTGTGTGGTTACGCCTTTTTACGCTCCATGAATTTTCAGGCTCGAATACCTACGAGTATTGGGTAACCTGACGTGCAGTGACTAGCATTCGATACCTACAATTTTTAATGGCCTCTAAAATTAATATGACACGGGAAAACCATTAAAATTGCGGAAAGGGTAGTGAAtgtgatatttttatgtttattttatgtggTGTGTGGATTTcagttgaaagtttttttttgtttgttgtagaTCAGAAAAATAGTTGACAGTCAAAATTATATTGACCATTCCATTTCAGTCAAGGAAATATTTCGACTttgtacctattaataaaaaaaacaaacacttCAAAATAATGTCAATAGTGTTCCATCAAATTGCCTAAACATTAGAAAATTCAAATTGCCTAACGACGCCAGTATTGATTAAAGAGTTCCTAATCGCTTCAATACCTAGGCTACAGCTATGAAGCAATCAACTGAATTGTACCTGAAATAAAGCAACAAACAAGTTCCATACATATTTGAGAGAACCATAAATTCTCTCGATGAATATTAGTCTGGCGAACAACTCGTAGGTATCTGTCCGACATTTTGTGATCGTTTGGTTTACATGTCCATTTTGTACACGACAATTTAGGCGTAAAATGTTCATTGTtgacaatgttttttatttattgcctaGGTTAATTAATTGGTCATAGTTTTTAtaggttaaaaaatatacacatagaTAACTGAATGACTGGAATGACTGAAAAGTTTtagttgtaaatattatttacaaaattaacgcACAAAGATAGGTAAACATATTGTTTTCAGATGCTAATTAGCTTTCTAATGAGCattactaagtaggtatttgtAGTTAACGACTCAAGAAACTCTTAAGCCAAAGAGTAGTTAATATATACAAAACATATACCATTAAATATCATATAAGTAACACCCTAACTGTATATGggcataattttaattacgagAAATTACTTACATTGCGCATCGCTCATAAAATATATCTGTGGAGGTGTTTTAAGGTtaattgaaacaatattttatagtaaTTAGTTACCTTGTCGCTGTCGTTTACTGCTGGCGTTTGGGAATGTTACTCCACTGTATGCGAAAAGATGGCCAGAATAGTTGTCAAAATCCAGCAGTAGTTGAtgttattagaaaaataaaattgacattGTTTCCATTAGATTCAAATAACTTGGCTTTTTATTTAGATACACAATCAAATCTATTTTCaagttaatattatatatgtagttaataatatatattgaaatatcAAACCGATGATTAAGGGCAGCCATTTGAGTGTCTTTTGAAGGCTTATTCGGGCATTTTACTCGTTACTTCTTAAGCCTTACAAAAAGGATTTTATTGACATAGTAAACCGCCTCAATCAAATCTGAATTACTTTCCAGATCTTTGATAAATGGAAAAGATAGAAAGGGAATAATAGTCTGTCTAACAAAAGTAGTTTGTTCAGTTCTTATGTTATATTTCTGCAAAACTTTTAACGATAACGTTGAACATGAAACTTAAGGTTATGTTATTATTCTGTTCACGGACCAAAGACCTAAATCTGTAGTCAGGTGGAGGCGTCATACCAGAAATATGTTAAGAAAATATGTGTGATGCGCGGGTAATGAGATTCCGTCCTGTGGGTCTAGCGTAATCAACCGGCGCGGTACCTTACGTATGGCCTCCTGAAATttaaatgtattaatatttttgggcTTACATCAAAAAGAGATTGAAGTGGATCTtgtgatttaaataattttacatacctcGGTAGAATGTATCAGAGTAATATGCAAATAGTATGGGTATAGGCTTGACTTAGTAACAGGTATAGGACATGAAACAATGAACTATATTCTAGACTCTAGACGGCCGGTTAATTCCTATCGTCCAATTTAAGCTTGGTTTCGTATGACATTGTTCTCGTTATTAAATCCTATATGAATACATCGAACCCGGCGAAATCACCCACACAGCGTCGACGACCTTAGGTATTATAGAAACACTAACAATATAAGAGCCTCAAGTCGACAGTCTTTGTCCACAGGTTGCCGAATTCAGTGTACCGACCACTTTACAAGCGCTTACGGAATAGCTACGTAGGTATATTTCTCGTTACTACGCTGAGTCTCGGGAATATTCGAAGCGTCGAATTCCGAAATTAAAGCAGATATTTGACTATTAGGTACAGTGCACTCTCCGACGGTACTGGCGTGCTCGCGGTGAAGTATCACCGCAAATATTCAACACGTTTCCGCAGACgtctttacatttttaatacgaGCTACGTTCCCAACGAATAAGGATGTAACATTTGTCGACACTGGAGATAAAATCTAACAGACCGAACTACCTTTCAGATTTTTCTTCTTTGTGTGTCGTAAACAGCTTCCTATCTTGAAAATTTTATGTGGAACCGTGTTGCCGTAACAAATGTGTTCGTGAAATAGATTCTGCTTTTGTTATATTTCAGAACTTCAAAATAGATTGTTATAGGACAGCTATTAATAAATGAAGGCTTGAAAATAGAACTCTTTGTTTATCGAAAACATTGGAACATCAATAGCTCGAAGCCAATCATCAATTAGCCAGCCTAAATAGCTCAGGGGCTTGTTTACTTGTTGCCATGTTTGATATATTGACGTAGCTAGTTATACTAGTGACGTACCTACGCATATTATCGATTTGGTTCGATGTTACATATGCATGTATGGTTTCTGCGTACATTTGAAGCTTATAGATTGCAATCTCGGGTGGGGAATTAGTGGTGTGTAATTATAAATGCTAGATCAAGGCATTATCTCCAGCTTCCCAGTAACTGCTGTGCAGCTTAGCGCGgttaattaactttattttattcatgagtTTGCATTGTTGAAAGGGTGATGCGATTGAAATTGATATTGCAAACTATGGTTTCGATTTTGGGTTAAATTCTATACAATGGTTTTGTATTGTCTATCTAGATAAAGGTCCTCGTGTTTCAGTAGGCATCATTCGTTGTTTAATGAGCTATTAGGACACAAACTCCTTTATCCCTGGGTGTATCGTTTCCCTGAGAGAAATGTTTTCAAAAGGATCTTCACGTTAAAAAACTCTTACAAAAGCTTTATAGATTGCATTCGGAAACTTTTTCCCCTCGGcgctattttatttaatatacccTGAGACTTTAAACAGCCAGGCGGATTAATTAACGTCCTTCATTTCATTAATAATTAGGCTGCTCATAACTTTTACAGCGCGAATCAGAGACAGGTGCAGATTTACGTCCAATACTGTAAAGATTCATCTCAGTATGAAAACTGTAGCCGTGACGCGCTGACGTACTACcaacttaataaaaatttaacaaGGTACGCCGACGGACAGTATTGCCCACTTCCACTCGCAGATATTTGCGGAATTTCTGCTAATCCAAGTCGGCACGTAGACGAAATATACTTTGGATTAAGGTCAGACGAAACAGATAAAGTAAAGCGAAATTACTTGGACATCCCTTAATGTAATTGCACAGTTTTGTACAATCGTAGTACTTATGTGGTAGGGAGTCTCAGGGGTATTGTAAAGTGATTAGGTCATGAGGTACGGTAATGCACTTTATGCTCCCAAACCTCAGTCGCTCGGTTCATTTGCTGGATGCGCCTCGCTTCAGTTTACTTCTATATAATTCAGGTCGCGAACTTCCAGGAAGTCTAATATTCTGTCGCGGAGCTAAGGACAACTTTGTTAGGATACATATTCGGAGTTGGAAGTTTCCGAATTGGTTTCGTTGTTTTAAGTGATTGAAGATTTTAAAGTTTAGAACCTTGCGGTACGTAGACCTTGTCGAAATTCTGTTCGTACTTCTAAAGTGGTTTTTATGTTTGTGCTTTTGGAGATTAACGTGTTATTGTTCTAGGATAGTTAAGCCGAAATGTTTCTCTTAGACCTACATCTGAAAGTTTAGGGAAAGGTAAACCCGTATGAGTAGCTATACCTAAGTACACATGCTGAACTTATAGGTACATAGAAACATACAAGGATATCTATTGATCAGAAGAAGTAAACGGCAATTTATAAGTTCTTTTCCTTTTCTTACCCTATAACCTTTTGATGGAAGGTGCATTTTGCCGATTTAACATTTGTCTGCATTTCCGAATAAATGTCGTGGCAATGGTCACGTAGGAGTATGGTATAAGTGTTGTTAGTGTTTGTCGGCAGGCGCTTGCGCAGGCGGGTCCCGGCGGGGGGCGGTAGAGGCGGCGCGAGCGCATGGCGCTGCTGTACCGCGCGACGCGGCTCAAGGACCGCGCCGACACCCACGTGTTCACCTTCGTGGTGACGCGCTCCGCCACGCGCGAGCCCGACCGCGATGTCACCTCCAAGGACTTCTGCTGCGCGCACCAGCGCTGGGCAGTCGCCTTCAGCCGCACGGATGCGTCGCTCGGTTAGTTCATACCAATCCCCAGATATACCTtggatataggtacctatgttgtAGGTTCCTGACCCTTGATCTATATTTTAACAGCTCCAATGTTGTTGCAGGTGTGTACTTGGTATGGCGCGGTGCGTGCGAAGGCATGCGTGTGTACGTCGACTTCACGTTCACGCTACTTAGCCGTGATCACTTCACAGCAAATGAGGGGTTTTCTGGCAAACAAGTGCGCTTCAGCGCAGGCTGCGCAGCGCAAGGAAGGGGTCGTTGCGTTTCCATCGCAGAACTCAATACCAAGTTCGCAGATGCACGCGGAGAGTTCCAACTTGAGCTCAGCATGTCGAGAGTGCGCACTCTATACTCTTGTGAACTGCGCGCACCCCGCCTTGACACTCCACCCATAGCTTTCGCCGGCTTCGACTGGCAGGTGTCGGCTACCGGCGGCGGGGGCAAAGAGCCGCTGACTCTACGGCTCATGAGATTATCTGGCGAAGGACAGCGATGCCGAGTTAGATATGCTCTTGCTCTCGGCGAGGGTGAGAGGAGATTACACTCGGGTCCACTTGAATGTGTGTGTGACGCTGATGGCCGCACACCGCCTTGGAATCCTCGCCCACCATCACGGCTTCTAACTAAAGGTGTTCGGCTGACGGTAGAGCTGGTATGGGCGCGGGCTCTGGCCGAGCTGGCAGTGCCGGCGGCGGGGCGTGCGGCTACTTGCTATGACCGCGACAAGCAGGCGTGGGCAGTGCGATGCGATATGCACTCGGAGATGGTGCGCTTGCACATGCTATATCGCGACGTGCATCATGTACCACGAAATCACTTGCGTTACGTAAGCTGGTCGGCCTGGCTGGTGCGGACGGGAGCGGCGGCCGGGGAGCCCGATGCCGAGGAACTACCTGGAGCACCCTTCGAACACTACTATGCACAAGATAGTGCTGATGAAGGGTTGATGATGGAGACGGCACTGCGTGTCGAGGACATGTCGCGTCCCGGCAGCGCTTTCTTGCACCCTGGAGGTGAACTACGTGTACGCCTCGAGTGGGGCGATACTTATCTACTTTTTCAAGCTACTTATCATGTCTATGATGACCTTTGTCGGCTACACGCGCATCAAatgaggtacctacctattatactATTTATTGTCGCAATGGTGCTTATGCATAAATGATAACATGGAAAATATTTGCAGGCGCGAGATAGCCGTACTTCAGGCGGAGAACTACTCATTGGAGCGGCAGCTGTTCAGCTACCAGAAGAGCCTGGCGTACGCGCAGGCGCAGGCGGGCGAGCCGGCGGTGGCGGAAGCGAGCGGGCGGCGCTCCCCCGCGGAGCGCTCGCTCTCCACCGACACGGAGTATGCGTGAGACGGGCCTGAGGACCTATTCTTGTCGTCACCTTTGACGTCGCCCGTTCTCTACTCTTCTATCTTTTCGACTGATTCTGACGTTTTTGAGCGATTTATCTATTTTTCTAGACGTTTTATGGCGAGGTGCGCCCTCGTCCGCACCGCTTTCCGCCGGTCGCCTGCACTCTCGCCGCTCGATTCTATCGATAGCCGATAATTATACTCGACTACTTTTCTATTTGtctgtacataaaatatatttagaagatattatatattatgtatatttcttAACTTGAAACTCGAATTCATATACTGCAACAGTcgatttatgaataaaaaaagtccgtaaaataaataccaattttGTCtctttatttgtatctttattcAATATCCCCAAAACATCTCATAtcttaatatttaaatcatcCTAACGAgcttataaacttactactgtATACTTTACTcagataacaataaaatagtattttttatgccGAGGGAGGCACAGGAGCCATGAATCGATATTATGATATCGAGCAACATAGACTCGTATTAGTACCGTAGAATGGAACGTTCTTATTTCCAACGACTTGTGTCAAAGTCATGAGACGTCACTGTCAAATATTGACAACTGTCAAACGACGTCAAAACAAAAGCAcgttgttgttttttattgtgcgtaaataaattaatatatctTAAACATGGCTCAAGGCAAATTAAAAGTCAAGAGTAAGTTACCTGCTGGTGCGAAATCAAAGAAGAATAAGGCTAAGGCAGGCAAAGCGGTGACGAAGCGTCCAAACGCGCCTGTTAAAAGCAAGTCTGCGGCCGAAAGGAATAAGATGAAGACGAATGTGTCTAAGATGGTGAATGCTGCAGCTGAGCAGCAGTTACGAGCCCTGGCTACCACCACGCCGCAGTTGTCGGAGGCACAAAAGCGAGTCGCCGCGGCTCCCACAGCGCCGGCACCTGCGAAATaacctataaaaatatactgCAACTCGTGTTAAGTCTACCAGTGCTGGTAAATATGTGATTCAAAAGCTACAGATACATTGTGTAGCATGTTATACAGTTCAAATGCGTTATTTGTTACAAATTCAGTTACTTATTGTGAAGAATTTCATAATTTGTAGTGGTTTCTAATGGTAGATAAGTCTTATTATGATAAATAATGACCAACTATgtctttcaatttaaaatattgtactcTGCTAAATATATGTACATTAGAGAGATTGGGTATTAAAATGCAAGTTAAGCAATTCTTTCAGGTGATGGGGCCTGTACATTTGTATTAAATCTATTTTGTCtaaaatgtataatattaaaaaaaaaaacaaatgtgtcTGTGACTATTTTGTACTGTATTATCTGTACCTTAATCTAACTGCACTCTGTTTCAAaggtttaattatatttaatattgtaaGATAAACTTGtgaaatattagacatttaagtaaagttattcttaaaataaaattgttttatgtattgtttttttttttatttatttatctcatcATATTTGATATACTTAATGACATTGGTAGTTGTTTAGTATATTTCATTctttaaactgtagatcccggttGTCTGCTGTCCGGCTGCCACATCCCGTTGGACTGCATGCCAACCCATTCataaacatagttgggaaaaagctcgggagatgatgatgatgtaatagGAGATTGATAtccattcaaaatattttatctcacataaagaaagaaacaaaaatcacAGAATTTTAATACCAATATATGATAGCAACTTCTACTTATACATTCTATCGAATTGGtgtacaaattaatattatggtGCCACCATATCTGCAGTTTAGTTTTGGTCCAGCATATGGAGCGACCCTTGAAAATCAAACCATATTATCTTGTGTAAGTTTggtagtattattattttaagtaaattgaTATTACATTAAAAGCAGAATAAAAACTCAAACAACTTTATTCTTAGCTAGACTAAGTCGGCTTGTATATAAAAAGCTTAGTCACAATTTTATGATACCAGTTTCTTATAGCATTTTATAATCCATGGTTATTTAATATTGGAAATGCATTATTGTCTGACTGGTTGTTAATATGTTTAGAAATATCTttgaatacttttatttatgcAAGAATTTGATGATCATCTTTAGAAAAAACTTTAGTCTGAATAATAATGAGtcgtaattttaaaattttattgtgttgataatacgtaataaaatttaataaagatgtatgaaaaatttaattctgataATATACAGACATGGGCAGAATAAAATTGAGAAACACTGAAATAGAtggtgtaatatttttatttttattgtattgaaaTTACGCAAGTTGTTTCAGTATGGTATTTTCATTGTGTAAGTAGGATGATGTATACCGTTTCGAAAAACCTTCAAACCTATTACAACGTAATGAATGGTGACAACCACAACGAAATTCAATTGACAAACCACGAATTAAAACGTAATCCGGGAATCGAATCCGGGTCCTCTTGTTCAGCAGTTGCGGTAATGGTCGCTAGACTAGACGAAGAAAGTTTTCGTTGCAGAAAACGTTAGAATTATGCCTTGTTTTTATGTAAGTCAGTATTTCTGTATCTACTTAATATCGAAGAggcgtgtaaaaaaaatgttggtggGTTTTTGTTTGGGAGGTAAGTTACCAGgtctattatattaattaaagacCCAACTCCTATACAATCACAGCAATGGGACCACTTTTATGATGATGTCCAGGCCAAGCCTTCGTAATATAATACCATACCAACCGATGATATAATCTGCCAATCCGAATTCTTATATGTGAATATGAATTCATCcggcaattattattttttaggtagTTAATAACGGAAATGCTGGCACGTCAGAAAGCAGATGACCTCGAATCTTGTAGCCATGTTCGCTAGAGTGTGCCTAACACgcgttttagataataccaggACTAGGCGT
Above is a window of Helicoverpa zea isolate HzStark_Cry1AcR chromosome 1, ilHelZeax1.1, whole genome shotgun sequence DNA encoding:
- the LOC124633755 gene encoding uncharacterized protein LOC124633755 — protein: MALLYRATRLKDRADTHVFTFVVTRSATREPDRDVTSKDFCCAHQRWAVAFSRTDASLGVYLVWRGACEGMRVYVDFTFTLLSRDHFTANEGFSGKQVRFSAGCAAQGRGRCVSIAELNTKFADARGEFQLELSMSRVRTLYSCELRAPRLDTPPIAFAGFDWQVSATGGGGKEPLTLRLMRLSGEGQRCRVRYALALGEGERRLHSGPLECVCDADGRTPPWNPRPPSRLLTKGVRLTVELVWARALAELAVPAAGRAATCYDRDKQAWAVRCDMHSEMVRLHMLYRDVHHVPRNHLRYVSWSAWLVRTGAAAGEPDAEELPGAPFEHYYAQDSADEGLMMETALRVEDMSRPGSAFLHPGGELRVRLEWGDTYLLFQATYHVYDDLCRLHAHQMRREIAVLQAENYSLERQLFSYQKSLAYAQAQAGEPAVAEASGRRSPAERSLSTDTEYA
- the LOC124633764 gene encoding uncharacterized protein LOC124633764, with protein sequence MAQGKLKVKSKLPAGAKSKKNKAKAGKAVTKRPNAPVKSKSAAERNKMKTNVSKMVNAAAEQQLRALATTTPQLSEAQKRVAAAPTAPAPAK